A window from Populus trichocarpa isolate Nisqually-1 chromosome 3, P.trichocarpa_v4.1, whole genome shotgun sequence encodes these proteins:
- the LOC7497550 gene encoding uncharacterized protein LOC7497550: MVLSATVIGALLGLGTQMYSNALRKLPYMRHPWEHVVGMGLGVVFVNQLVKWDAQLEQDLDKMLLKAKEANERRYFDEDDD; the protein is encoded by the exons atggtgtTGAGTGCAACAGTGATAGGAGCACTGTTAGGACTGGGTACCCAGATGTACTCCAATGCTCTCCGCAAACTCCCTTACATGCGCC ATCCGTGGGAACATGTGGTGGGTATGGGATTAGGAGTTGTTTTTGTGAATCAGTTGGTCAAATGGGATGCTCAGCTTGAACAAGACCTTGACAAGATGCTTCTAAAAGCTAAGGAAGCCAATGAGCGCCGCTACTTCG atgaagatgatgattag
- the LOC7465374 gene encoding LRR receptor-like serine/threonine-protein kinase GSO1, whose translation MAVPKRVLLLFAALLFCFSFGFVLCQNQELSSLLEVKKSFEGDPEKVLLDWNESNPNFCTWTGVTCGLNSVDGSVQVVSLNLSDSSLSGSIPPSLGSLQKLLQLDLSSNSLTGPIPATLSNLSSLESLLLFSNQLTGPIPTQLGSLKSLQVLRIGDNGLSGPIPASFGNLVNLVTLGLASCSLTGPIPPQLGQLSQVQSLILQQNQLEGPIPAELGNCSSLTVFTVAVNNLNGSIPGALGRLQNLQTLNLANNSLSGEIPSQLGELSQLVYLNFMGNQLQGPIPKSLAKMSNLQNLDLSMNMLTGGVPEEFGSMNQLLYMVLSNNNLSGVIPRSLCTNNTNLESLILSETQLSGPIPIELRLCPSLMQLDLSNNSLNGSIPTEIYESIQLTHLYLHNNSLVGSISPLIANLSNLKELALYHNSLQGNLPKEIGMLGNLEVLYLYDNQLSGEIPMEIGNCSNLKMVDFFGNHFSGEIPVSIGRLKGLNLLHLRQNELGGHIPAALGNCHQLTILDLADNGLSGGIPVTFGFLQALEQLMLYNNSLEGNLPYSLTNLRHLTRINLSKNRFNGSIAALCSSSSFLSFDVTSNSFANEIPAQLGNSPSLERLRLGNNQFTGNVPWTLGKIRELSLLDLSGNLLTGPIPPQLMLCKKLTHIDLNNNLLSGPLPSSLGNLPQLGELKLSSNQFSGSLPPELFNCSKLLVLSLDGNLLNGTLPVEVGKLEFLNVLNLEQNQLSGSIPAALGKLSKLYELQLSHNSFSGEIPFELGQLQNLQSILDLGYNNLSGQIPSSIGKLSKLEALDLSHNQLVGAVPPEVGDMSSLGKLNLSFNNLQGKLGEQFSHWPTEAFEGNLQLCGSPLDHCSVSSQRSGLSESSVVVISAITTLTAVALLALGLALFIKHRLEFLRRVSEVKCIYSSSSSQAQRKPLFRKGTAKRDYRWDDIMAATNNLSDEFIIGSGGSGTIYRTEFQSGETVAVKKILWKDEFLLNKSFAREVKTLGRIRHRHLVKLIGYCSSEGAGCNLLIYEYMENGSLWDWLRQQPVNIKKRQSLDWETRLKIGLGLAQGVEYLHHDCVPKIIHRDIKSSNILLDSTMEAHLGDFGLAKALEENYDSNTESHSWFAGSYGYIAPEYAYTLKATEKSDVYSMGIVLMELVSGKMPTDASFGVDMDMVRWVEKHMEMQGGCGREELIDPALKPLLPCEESAAYQLLEIALQCTKTTPQERPSSRQACDQLLHLYKNRMVDFDKMNNDPYS comes from the exons atggcgGTGCCAAAACGAGTGCTGTTGCTTTTTGCTGctcttttattttgcttttcatttggttttgttcTGTGCCAAAACCAAGAGCTGTCCAGTCTTTTGGAAGTGAAGAAATCATTTGAGGGAGACCCGGAAAAAGTTTTGCTTGATTGGAATGAAAGCAACCCGAACTTCTGTACATGGACCGGAGTTACATGTGGCTTGAACTCAGTTGATGGCTCAGTGCAAGTTGTGAGTCTAAACTTATCTGACTCATCACTTAGTGGCTCAATACCACCCTCACTCGGTAGTCTACAAAAGCTGCTCCAACTTGATCTTTCTTCTAACAGCCTCACGGGTCCCATTCCTGCTACTCTCTCAAACCTCTCTTCGTTGGAATCTTTGCTTTTGTTCTCTAACCAACTCACTGGTCCCATCCCAACTCAACTCGGTTCCCTCAAGAGTCTCCAAGTTCTGAGAATCGGTGATAATGGACTCAGTGGACCTATTCCTGCTTCATTTGGTAATCTTGTCAACTTGGTCACTCTTGGTTTGGCCTCCTGCAGTCTCACAGGTCCAATACCACCCCAGCTTGGACAGCTCAGTCAAGTCCAGAGCTTGATTTTACAGCAGAACCAACTTGAAGGACCGATTCCTGCCGAGCTAGGGAATTGTTCAAGCCTCACCGTCTTCACGGTAGCTGTCAACAATCTTAATGGATCAATCCCTGGAGCATTGGGCCGTCTTCAAAATCTCCAAACACTAAACCTGGCAAACAATAGTCTCTCTGGTGAAATACCGAGTCAACTCGGTGAACTGAGTCAACTCGTCTACCTGAATTTCATGGGGAACCAGCTTCAAGGCCCCATCCCAAAGTCACTAGCAAAAATGAGTAATCTTCAGAATCTTGATTTGTCAATGAACATGCTCACCGGAGGCGTTCCAGAGGAGTTTGGCAGCATGAATCAGCTTCTTTACATGGTTTTGTCAAATAACAATCTTTCTGGTGTCATACCAAGAAGCCTATGTACAAACAATACCAATTTGGAGAGCCTGATTCTGTCAGAGACTCAACTTTCTGGCCCAATTCCGATAGAATTAAGACTATGTCCATCTCTGATGCAGCTCGATTTGTCAAACAACAGCCTTAATGGATCAATTCCCACTGAAATTTACGAGTCGATTCAATTGACTCATCTCTATCTCCACAACAACAGCTTGGTGGGTTCAATATCTcctttgatagcaaacttaagCAACCTGAAGGAACTTGCATTGTATCACAACAGTTTACAAGGCAATCTTCCCAAGGAGATTGGAATGCTTGGAAATCTTGAAGTCTTGTATCTTTATGACAATCAGTTATCTGGGGAGATTCCTATGGAGATTGGCAATTGTTCAAACTTGAAAATGGTTGATTTCTTTGGAAATCATTTCAGTGGAGAGATTCCTGTTTCTATTGGGAGGCTGAAGGGACTGAATTTGCTTCATTTGAGGCAAAATGAGCTTGGTGGTCATATTCCCGCCGCTTTGGGTAACTGTCATCAGCTAACTATTCTAGACTTGGCAGACAATGGCCTATCTGGTGGCATTCCTGTTACTTTTGGATTTCTCCAGGCTCTTGAGCAGCTCATGCTTTACAACAATTCCCTTGAAGGTAATCTTCCTTATTCGCTTACCAATTTACGGCATCTGACCAGAATAAATCTGTCTAAAAACAGATTCAATGGTAGCATTGCCGCGTTATGTAGCTCgagttcttttctttcttttgatgttACAAGCAATTCATTTGCCAATGAGATTCCTGCCCAGTTAGGAAATTCGCCTTCTCTTGAAAGGCTTAGATTAGGGAACAACCAGTTTACTGGCAATGTCCCTTGGACGCTTGGTAAAATCCGTGAATTGTCGCTGTTAGACCTGTCAGGGAATTTGCTCACAGGCCCAATACCTCCACAGCTTATGTTGTGCAAGAAATTGACACACATTGATCTCAACAACAACCTTCTTTCTGGTCCTTTGCCGTCATCGCTAGGAAATTTGCCACAGTTAGGGGAGCTCAAGCTCTCCTCCAATCAATTTTCCGGGTCTCTTCCTCCGGAGCTGTTCAATTGTTCTAAACTGTTGGTGCTTTCTCTTGATGGTAATTTGCTGAATGGAACTCTTCCTGTTGAGGTTGGTAAGCTGGAATTTCTCAATGTTCTCAACCTCGAACAAAACCAATTATCAGGATCAATCCCTGCGGCCCTAGGTAAGCTGAGCAAGCTGTATGAGCTTCAGCTCTCGCATAACAGCTTCAGTGGTGAAATACCTTTTGAACTCGGGCAACTCCAGAATCTGCAAAGCATTTTGGACCTTGGCTACAACAATCTCAGCGGTCAAATTCCATCTTCTATTGGAAAATTGTCTAAACTTGAAGCTCTTGATCTGTCTCACAATCAGCTAGTTGGAGCAGTCCCTCCTGAAGTTGGTGACATGAGCAGTCTTGGCAAGCTTAATCTTTCCTTCAATAATCTCCAAGGCAAATTAGGCGAGCAATTCTCACACTGGCCAACTGAGGCATTTGAAGGAAACCTGCAGCTCTGTGGAAGCCCTCTTGATCACTGCTCTGTGTCAAGTCAGCGTTCAGGCCTAAGTGAGTCATCAGTAGTGGTAATCTCAGCAATTACAACCTTAACTGCCGTTGCTCTGCTCGCACTTGGACTTGCTCTCTTCATCAAACACAGGCTGGAATTTCTCAGAAGGGTGAGTGAAGTGAAATGCATTTACTCTTCCAGTTCTTCCCAAGCTCAGCGCAAACCACTCTTCCGGAAGGGTACTGCCAAGAGAGACTACAGGTGGGATGACATTATGGCAGCAACGAACAATCTTAGTGACGAGTTCATCATTGGCTCAGGTGGGTCTGGAACAATCTACAGAACTGAGTTTCAAAGTGGAGAAACTGTAGCAGTTAAGAAGATTCTGTGGAAAGATGAGTTTCTACTTAATAAAAGCTTCGCAAGAGAAGTGAAGACACTTGGCAGGATTAGGCACAGGCATTTAGTGAAGCTGATAGGGTATTGTAGCAGCGAAGGAGCGGGTTGTAATCTCTTGATTTATGAATACATGGAGAATGGGAGTTTGTGGGATTGGCTGCGTCAACAACCAGTGAATATCAAGAAGAGGCAAAGCCTAGACTGGGAGACGAGGTTAAAGATCGGTTTGGGATTAGCCCAGGGAGTGGAGTACCTCCACCATGACTGTGTACCAAAGATCATTCATAGAGATATCAAATCAAGCAATATATTGCTTGATTCCACTATGGAGGCGCACTTAGGAGATTTTGGACTGGCAAAGGCACTAGAGGAGAATTACGACTCCAATACAGAATCGCATTCATGGTTTGCGGGCTCTTATGGTTATATTGCTCCAG AGTATGCATACACGCTCAAGGCAACGGAGAAGAGTGATGTTTATAGCATGGGTATCGTGCTGATGGAGCTCGTAAGTGGAAAAATGCCAACTGATGCAAGCTTTGGTGTCGATATGGACATGGTGAGATGGGTGGAGAAACATATGGAAATGCAAGGTGGATGTGGACGTGAAGAGTTGATCGATCCTGCTTTGAAACCACTCTTGCCTTGTGAAGAATCGGCAGCGTATCAATTGCTTGAAATAGCACTGCAATGCACAAAAACCACTCCACAAGAGAGGCCCTCATCCCGACAGGCGTGTGATCAGTTACTACATTTGTACAAGAATAGGATGGTGGATTTTGACAAGATGAATAATGATCCTTATTCATAA